The genomic DNA GGGCTTCACGCACGAGATAGAGCCGGCCGAGTATCTGGAGCTGGCAGACAAGATGGATGCGGCGATGGACTTCGCCCTTGAGGCGGTGGATCTGTTCCGCGGCTTCGAGGTGCCCGACATCGCTACGGCCGGCGACATGCTGGCCATGGTGGAGGACGACTATTACCCGGTGGAATGCTCCGACCAAGCGTTTTTCCTGAACGCGGGCATCGTCTTCGATGCGAACGAGGTGCAGGAGCATATCGAGGAGCATGCGGTGCCGCATTCGGCGGCTCTGTTGGCGCGCGTGCGCGAGACGCAGAGCCCGTACTTCACCGGCGCGCTGGCCCGCGTCAACGCATCGTGGCAGAACCTGGGGCAGAACGCGAAGGTGGCCGCCGCGAAGGCGGGCTTGCGCCCGCCTGAGGCGAACCCGTTCATGAACAACGTGGCCCAGGCCGTGGAGATCGTGGATGCGCTCGACCGCTGCGCCGACCTGTGCCGCAAGCTTGCCGAGCCGGGCGCCATCGCCAGCTCCAGCCTGCCCGTGCCCTTCGAGGTGAAGGCGGGGCGCGCCGTGGGCTTCACCGAGGCTCCGCGCGGCGCGCTGTTCCACGACCTCACGCTGGATGCCGAGGGACGCGTGACGCATGCGTCCATTCTCACGCCTACGGCGCAGAACGTGGCGAACCTGGAAGCCGACATGCGCCTTTTGGCCGAGAAGCTGGTGGCCGACGGGGCTGCGGAAGACGTCGTGCGCCTCGAGATCGAGAAGCTCGTGCGAGCCTACGATCCCTGCCTCAGCTGCAGCGTGCACTAAACCGAGACAAAGGGACGTGTTAACGTCTCATTCCCTTATGATGGAAAGGCTGGGATCCGTTACGGGTTCCAGCTTTTTTTGGTCTGAGACGAGGGTGAGACAGAGGGGCGGTGAGGCGGAGGCGCGGGTGTGCCCCTCGTGGATTTTCATCATCGCGTCAACGCCTGTGCTAGAATTCGGTTTCACCTGGAATCGAGATTCAAGGGGTTTCCTGTATGTCCTTTTTAGACATGTTCTCGGGTCTGACTGGCCAGATGTCCACGGATATGGCCATCGACCTCGGAACTGCAAATACACTGGTCGCCATCCCGGGCGAGGGCATCGTTGTCAACGAGCCCTCGGTTGTCGCCATCGAGAAGGCGACCCATCGCGTGCTCGCAGTGGGCCACGAAGCCAAGAACATGATCAACCATACGCCCGAGGCGTTCTCGGCCGAGCATCCCCTGCACGACGGCGTAGTGGCCGACTACGACGTGACCGAGGCCATGATCTCGGCGTTCATCAGCAAAGCGGCGCCGCGCAAGTATCCCTGGCAGGCCAAGCCCCGCATCGTCATCTGCATCCCGTGCGGCGCAACCTCGGTGGAGAAGCGCGCGGTGTTCGAGGCTGCCGTTCAGGCCGGCGCTCGTCAGGCATACCTCATCGAGGAGCCCATGGCCGCGGCCATGGGCGCCGACCTGCCCGTCACCGAGCCGACGGGCTCGATGGTCGTGGATATCGGCGGCGGCACCACGGAAGTGGCCGTCATCTCGCTCGGCGGCATCGTCACCTCCTCGTCGCTGCGCCTGGCCGGCAACCGCATGGACGAGGCCATCGCCATGCACCTGCGCGACCTGCTGGGCATCAAGATCGGTGAGCGAACAGCCGAGATCATCAAGATCAAGATCGGCTCCATCCTGCCGTTCGAGGACGGTCGCGAGCGCGACATGATCATCTCGGGCCAGGATGTGATCACCGAGCAGCCGAAGGAGGTCACCATCCAATCCGAGGACGTGCGCTCCGCGCTTGTGCAGCCTTGTGAGGAGATGGTCGTGCATATCAAGGAGACGTTCAAGAAAACGAACCCCGATCTCGCCTCCGACATCATTCAGAACGGCATCCTGCTGACGGGCGGCGGCGGCCTCTTGTCCGGTCTCGACCGCTATCTCACCGACAAGCTGGAGATTCCCGTGTGGACGAGCGAGACGGCGCTCACGAACGTGGTTATGGGCTGCCTCAAGGTGCTCGAGACGCCTACGGCGCTCAAGCAGACGCTCATGCGCTCGAAATAGGGTTGAGCCGGCTTATCGATGGCGCTTAATTTCCAACAGAGAAGCTCGGTGTTTCTGCGCCGAGTTCTGCTCGTCGCATTTCTCGTAGCCTCGCTTGCGCTGGTCACGTTGTACTCGCGCGAAGGCCAGGACGGCCCGCTGCACGCGGTCCAGAGCGGCGTGTCCGGCGCGGTCGCGCCTTTGAAGTTCGTCGGCGCGGCTGCAAGCGCGGGCGTGAACGATGCCGCCGAGGGTTTCGGCAACCTCACGGCCGACGAGAGCACGCTCTCGGGTCTGCGCGAGAGCAACGCCGAGCTGCGCGAGCTGCTGAGCCAGGCCGACGAGTACAAGCAGGAGGCTCAACGTCTCCAGAAACTGCTCGAGCTCAAGGACCTCTACGAGATCGACGGTGTGGGAGCGCGCGTCATCGGCAATCCCGACCAGGCGTGGAGCCAGGCGGTCACCATCGATAAGGGCACGGCCGACGGGGTGGAGACCGGCCTTACGGTCATGGGCACTTCCGGCGTCGTCGGCCAGGTGTACAGCGCGGGCGAGCATACCGCCGAGGTGCGCCTGCTCACCGACCCCGATTCCGGCGCCGCGGCGCGCGTGGAGTCGAGCCGTGCGGAGGGCGTCGTGCGCGGGTCGCTCGAAGGCCTGCTGTATTTGGAGAACCTCGATGCCGACGCGGTGGTCAATCCTGGCGACGTGGTGGTCACGTCGGGTCTGGGCGGCAGCTACGCGCCCGGCCTCATCATCGGCACCGTCGTGAAGGTGGATACCCGCCAGGGCGAGTCCACGAGGCGCGTGATCGTATCGCCGAACGACACGACGGGTGCCCTCGAAGAAGTGCTTGTGGTGTTCGGCGTGGGCGCCGTAGGCGAGGCCGACGGTAACGAAGGAGGCGATGCATCGTGAACCTGGGACGCGAAGGCATCGTCATCGCCGTAGGCGCGGTCGTCGCCTTGCTGCTGCAAATCGTCGTAGCCCCCAACATTGCGCTGTTCTCGGCGCAGCCGAACTTCCTTCTGGCCTACGTGCTGGTAGTCGCTATCGCGCGCCCGCTCGACGCCGGCTCCGCGCTGCCGTTTGCGCTGGGGCTCGTCTGCGACCTTTTGGGCTCGGGCCCCGTCGGCGGCTACGCGTTCTTGTTCGTTATCGTGTCGTTCATCGCATCGCGCGCGTTCTCGGTGCTCGACAACGACACGCTGTTCATGCCGGTGACCATTTTCGTCGTCGCGACGTTCGCCGCCGAGATGCTGTACGGCGCGCTGCTCATCGGGCTGGGTCTGTCGGCAAGCCCCGTTGACGCGTTCCTGTACCGTGCGCTGCCGTGCACGCTGTACGACTGCGTCGTGGGTCTCGTGCTGTATCCGATCATCGCTCGTCTGCTTGCCAGCGGCGCTCAGGACCGCGGACCGCGCACGCCCCGGCTGCGATAGGGGGCGTTTGCCGTGATCGCCGCCATCATCGCCGCCGTCGCCACGCTGGTCGTGGCCGTCATCGTGGTATCCGTCGTGTTCGTCGTGCGCAACAACGCGAAGTCGTCGAACGTGAGCGTGAAGAAGGACGTTCGCTCAATCAGCTCGGTGGGCGTGAAATCGAGCCTCGGAAACGCGGGCGGTCGCGTCAACGGATCCATGCAGGCGCACCCGGGCTCGGCGCAGCGTCCGGCGTCCAACCCGGCCGACAACCTCAAGTCGCGGTTCGTCGCCATGGGCGTGCTGGCGGCGGGCATCTTCGGCACGCTGACGGCGAAGCTGTGGACTATGCAGGTGCTGTCGTCCGAGGCGTATCGCAGCAAAGCGGACGACAACCAGTACGCCACCGTCTCCACGCCCGCGCCGCGCGGCTACATCTGCGACGTCAACGGCGTTCCGCTCGTGAAGAACCGCGTGTCGCTGACCGTGGTGGCCGATGCGGAGGTGGCCAACGACCGCGACGTGGTGCAGCGCCTGTCCGCGGTGCTCGGAGTGCCGTACAACGTGGTGCGCCAGCGCATCCAGGATGCGACGGCCGGCGCGCAGAGCCAGCGCGTCGTGGCGAGCGACGTGCGGCTTCGCGACGTCGCCTTCATCACCGAGCACTCCGACGCGTTCCCTAAGGTCAAGATCGAGGAGCGCTACGTGCGCGACTACCCCTACGGCGCGCTCGCCGCGCACGTGGTGGGGTACACGGGCCCCGTCACCGAAGAGGGTCTGAAAACCGTCGGCGAAGGCCGCGAGGTGGAGCTGGGCGACGACATGGGCGCGTCGGGCATCGAGCTGCAGTACGATCATCTGCTGGCGGGCGAACACGGCAAGCGCAAGGTGGTCGCCAACGCCGACGGCAACGTTGTGCGCGTGGTGAGCGAGACGCAGCCAACCAAGGGCTCGGACGTGCACCTCGCCATCAAGGGGCCGGTTCAGTACGTGGCCGACCGCGAGCTGGCCGCGCTCATCGCCCCTGAGAACGGGACTATCGGCACGGGCAGCGGCGTGGCGGGCTCGGTGGTGGTCATGGACCTTCGCGACGGAGGCATCGTGGCCATGGCGAACTACCCTCTGTTCGACCCGGTCGAATTCATCGGCGCCGTGTCGAGCGACGTGTACGACGTGTACAATTCCAACGAAGCTCAGAAGCCCCTGCTCAATCGTGCGATCTCGGGCACGTATCCCGCCGCCTCGACGTACAAGACGTTCACGGGCCTCGCGGCGCTGGCCAACGGCTTCGCCGACATGAAGCGCACGTGGACGTGCAACGGCTCGTGGGACGGCTGGGGCACGGGTCAGGAGCAGATGTGCTGGAAGCACTCGGGCCACGGCACGCTCGACCTCCGCGGCGGCATCGTGCAGTCGTGCGACGTCGTGTTCTACCAGATCGCCCATGACTTCTTCGAGGCGGCTCGGGACGGTCAGGTCAGCCAGACCGCCCTTCAGGACTACCTCGCGAAGTTCCACTTCGACCGCTACACCGGCATCGATCTCGGTGGCGAATCGGTGGGCGTCATTCCCACGCCGGAATGGAAACTGGAGCATTTCCGCAACACGCCCGAAGAGGCGGTGTGGAAGGGCGGCGACATGACGAACATGATCATCGGCCAGGGTTACGTTCTCGTCACGCCCTTGCAGGTGGCCGTCGCCTACGGCGCCGTCGCCACCGGCAAGCTGCTGAAGCCCCACTTGCTCAAGGAGGTTCGCAACGCCAGCGGCGACGTGGCCGCCTCGGTCAAGGTGGAGACCGCGGGGGAGCTGGACGTTCCCGAAGCCGACCTCGCGTTCATGCGCGACGCCCTCAACGGCGTGGCGACCGACAACGCCGACGTGTCGAAGCTGCTCAACGAGCAGGGCATCGATCCCGCTACGGTGGCGTGCAAGACGGGTACCGCCGAGTACACCAACATGGCCGACACCGCGTGGTTCGCCTGCTACGCGCCGGTGGACGATCCGCAGTACGTGGTGGCCTGCGTGGTCGAGCACGGCGGCGGCGGTTCGGCCGTGGCGGCCCCGCTGGGCGCGAAGGTTCTGGCGGCTGCGCTTGCCAGCGAGTCCGCGGAGGATCCGGGCGCCGGCATGGGCGTGATCGCCGGAGCCACCGGCAAGGTCCTCGAAGGCGCGGGCGCCGCGACGTCCGGCGGCCGTACCGACTAGACGAGGCGAGGAAAGGAGGCGTTATGCCGCAGCTACCGCAGATCGATTCAGTGAAAGCGCCCGACAAGATCGTGGCGCAGGCCACGCGCGCGCGACGCTTCCCGTGGCTCAACATCCCGTTCATCCTCGTGGTGGCGCTGCTGGTGTCGTACGGGCTCGTCGTCGTGATGTCGGCCG from Eggerthella lenta DSM 2243 includes the following:
- a CDS encoding Ni/Fe hydrogenase subunit alpha is translated as MTKTAIHVDHIARVEGHGNVHVVIEDGEVKTVEMNVVEPARLFESMVRGRRFEEIPYISSRICGICSSSHVVTDLKAIERVFGVEVTDRTRALRELLVYGSYLQNHASHLFVFAAPDFLGMPSVFPLAQTDPELFEQALGLKALGNELCTKVGGRSIHPITAVVGGFTHEIEPAEYLELADKMDAAMDFALEAVDLFRGFEVPDIATAGDMLAMVEDDYYPVECSDQAFFLNAGIVFDANEVQEHIEEHAVPHSAALLARVRETQSPYFTGALARVNASWQNLGQNAKVAAAKAGLRPPEANPFMNNVAQAVEIVDALDRCADLCRKLAEPGAIASSSLPVPFEVKAGRAVGFTEAPRGALFHDLTLDAEGRVTHASILTPTAQNVANLEADMRLLAEKLVADGAAEDVVRLEIEKLVRAYDPCLSCSVH
- a CDS encoding rod shape-determining protein, whose product is MSFLDMFSGLTGQMSTDMAIDLGTANTLVAIPGEGIVVNEPSVVAIEKATHRVLAVGHEAKNMINHTPEAFSAEHPLHDGVVADYDVTEAMISAFISKAAPRKYPWQAKPRIVICIPCGATSVEKRAVFEAAVQAGARQAYLIEEPMAAAMGADLPVTEPTGSMVVDIGGGTTEVAVISLGGIVTSSSLRLAGNRMDEAIAMHLRDLLGIKIGERTAEIIKIKIGSILPFEDGRERDMIISGQDVITEQPKEVTIQSEDVRSALVQPCEEMVVHIKETFKKTNPDLASDIIQNGILLTGGGGLLSGLDRYLTDKLEIPVWTSETALTNVVMGCLKVLETPTALKQTLMRSK
- the mreC gene encoding rod shape-determining protein MreC: MALNFQQRSSVFLRRVLLVAFLVASLALVTLYSREGQDGPLHAVQSGVSGAVAPLKFVGAAASAGVNDAAEGFGNLTADESTLSGLRESNAELRELLSQADEYKQEAQRLQKLLELKDLYEIDGVGARVIGNPDQAWSQAVTIDKGTADGVETGLTVMGTSGVVGQVYSAGEHTAEVRLLTDPDSGAAARVESSRAEGVVRGSLEGLLYLENLDADAVVNPGDVVVTSGLGGSYAPGLIIGTVVKVDTRQGESTRRVIVSPNDTTGALEEVLVVFGVGAVGEADGNEGGDAS
- the mreD gene encoding rod shape-determining protein MreD; the encoded protein is MNLGREGIVIAVGAVVALLLQIVVAPNIALFSAQPNFLLAYVLVVAIARPLDAGSALPFALGLVCDLLGSGPVGGYAFLFVIVSFIASRAFSVLDNDTLFMPVTIFVVATFAAEMLYGALLIGLGLSASPVDAFLYRALPCTLYDCVVGLVLYPIIARLLASGAQDRGPRTPRLR
- the mrdA gene encoding penicillin-binding protein 2, which codes for MIAAIIAAVATLVVAVIVVSVVFVVRNNAKSSNVSVKKDVRSISSVGVKSSLGNAGGRVNGSMQAHPGSAQRPASNPADNLKSRFVAMGVLAAGIFGTLTAKLWTMQVLSSEAYRSKADDNQYATVSTPAPRGYICDVNGVPLVKNRVSLTVVADAEVANDRDVVQRLSAVLGVPYNVVRQRIQDATAGAQSQRVVASDVRLRDVAFITEHSDAFPKVKIEERYVRDYPYGALAAHVVGYTGPVTEEGLKTVGEGREVELGDDMGASGIELQYDHLLAGEHGKRKVVANADGNVVRVVSETQPTKGSDVHLAIKGPVQYVADRELAALIAPENGTIGTGSGVAGSVVVMDLRDGGIVAMANYPLFDPVEFIGAVSSDVYDVYNSNEAQKPLLNRAISGTYPAASTYKTFTGLAALANGFADMKRTWTCNGSWDGWGTGQEQMCWKHSGHGTLDLRGGIVQSCDVVFYQIAHDFFEAARDGQVSQTALQDYLAKFHFDRYTGIDLGGESVGVIPTPEWKLEHFRNTPEEAVWKGGDMTNMIIGQGYVLVTPLQVAVAYGAVATGKLLKPHLLKEVRNASGDVAASVKVETAGELDVPEADLAFMRDALNGVATDNADVSKLLNEQGIDPATVACKTGTAEYTNMADTAWFACYAPVDDPQYVVACVVEHGGGGSAVAAPLGAKVLAAALASESAEDPGAGMGVIAGATGKVLEGAGAATSGGRTD